A stretch of the Streptomyces sp. NBC_01428 genome encodes the following:
- a CDS encoding sensor histidine kinase has protein sequence MSTLERTRDWLRAHPLALDAALATGVLACMAAGSFVDPHGENGTTWSARTPDALSLVLMVLGAGALVFRRRAPMKVLAATGAFSLAELVTGDPRAPVVMSAVVALYTVASTTDRPTTWRVGLVTMTVLTAVAMLAGPLPWYAQENLGIFAWTGMAAAAGDAVRSRRAFVHAIRERAERAERTREEEARRRVAEERLRIARDLHDVVAHHIALVNVQAGVASHVMDKRPDQAKEALAHVREASRSALNELRATVGLLRQTGDPEAPTEPAPGLARLDELADTFRNAGLPVEVARSDQGPPLPAAVDLAAYRVIQEALTNVRKHAGPEAKAEVSVVRVGDNVEVTVLDNGPGQDIGPQEGGGHGLLGMRERATAIGGSCTAGPRYGGGFRVHAILPVKNRAPALGDPV, from the coding sequence GTGAGCACCCTGGAGCGTACGAGGGACTGGCTGCGCGCCCACCCCCTCGCCCTGGACGCCGCCCTCGCCACCGGCGTCCTCGCCTGTATGGCGGCCGGCTCCTTCGTCGACCCGCACGGCGAGAACGGCACGACCTGGAGCGCCCGCACCCCCGACGCCCTCAGCCTCGTCCTCATGGTGCTCGGCGCCGGCGCGCTCGTCTTCCGCCGCCGGGCCCCGATGAAGGTCCTCGCGGCGACCGGCGCCTTCTCCCTGGCCGAGCTGGTCACCGGCGACCCCAGGGCGCCGGTGGTGATGTCCGCCGTCGTCGCCCTCTACACCGTGGCCTCGACGACCGACCGTCCCACGACCTGGCGGGTCGGACTGGTCACCATGACCGTCCTGACCGCCGTCGCGATGCTCGCCGGGCCGCTCCCCTGGTACGCGCAGGAGAACCTCGGCATCTTCGCCTGGACCGGCATGGCCGCCGCAGCCGGCGACGCCGTCCGCAGCCGGCGCGCCTTCGTGCACGCCATCCGCGAGCGCGCCGAACGCGCCGAACGCACCCGCGAGGAGGAGGCGCGCCGCCGCGTCGCCGAGGAACGGCTGCGCATCGCCCGGGACCTGCACGACGTCGTCGCCCACCACATCGCGCTCGTCAACGTGCAGGCGGGCGTCGCCTCCCACGTCATGGACAAGCGGCCCGATCAGGCCAAGGAGGCCCTCGCCCACGTACGCGAGGCCAGCCGGTCCGCGCTGAACGAGCTGCGCGCCACCGTCGGCCTGCTGCGGCAGACCGGCGACCCCGAGGCCCCCACCGAACCCGCCCCCGGACTGGCCCGCCTCGACGAACTCGCGGACACCTTCCGCAACGCGGGCCTGCCCGTGGAGGTGGCCCGTTCCGACCAGGGCCCCCCGCTGCCCGCCGCCGTCGACCTCGCCGCGTACCGCGTGATCCAGGAGGCGCTGACCAACGTCCGCAAGCACGCGGGCCCGGAGGCGAAGGCCGAGGTCAGCGTCGTCCGCGTCGGGGACAACGTGGAGGTGACCGTCCTCGACAACGGGCCGGGCCAGGACATCGGCCCGCAGGAGGGCGGCGGTCACGGACTGCTCGGCATGCGGGAGCGGGCCACCGCGATCGGCGGGAGCTGCACGGCCGGTCCCCGCTACGGAGGCGGCTTCCGCGTCCATGCGATCCTTCCGGTCAAGAACCGCGCGCCTGCCCTGGGGGACCCCGTATGA
- a CDS encoding response regulator — MTIRVVLADDQALLRSAFRVLVDSEPDMEVVGEASEGAEAVALTRSERADVVLMDIRMPGTDGLAATRLITADPGLAHVRVVMLTTFEVDEYVVQSLRAGASGFLGKGAEPDELLAAIRIAAGGEALLSPAATKGLIAKFLAQGDGDEDGPGPAGAGRLSALTGREREVLVQVAGGHSNDEIAERLEVSPLTVKTHVNRAMAKLGARDRAQLVVIAYESGLVRPRVD, encoded by the coding sequence ATGACCATCCGTGTCGTGCTCGCCGACGACCAGGCCCTGCTGCGCAGCGCGTTCCGTGTGCTCGTCGACTCCGAGCCGGACATGGAGGTCGTGGGGGAGGCGTCCGAGGGCGCCGAGGCGGTCGCGCTGACCCGCAGCGAGCGGGCCGACGTCGTGCTCATGGACATCCGCATGCCCGGTACGGACGGCCTCGCCGCCACCCGCCTCATCACCGCCGACCCCGGCCTCGCGCACGTCCGGGTCGTGATGCTGACGACCTTCGAGGTCGACGAGTACGTCGTGCAGTCGCTGCGGGCCGGCGCCTCCGGATTCCTCGGCAAGGGTGCCGAGCCCGACGAGCTGCTCGCCGCCATCCGGATCGCCGCCGGCGGCGAGGCCCTGCTGTCCCCCGCGGCCACCAAGGGCCTGATCGCCAAGTTCCTCGCCCAGGGCGACGGCGACGAGGACGGGCCCGGCCCGGCCGGCGCCGGCCGGCTCTCCGCACTCACCGGGCGCGAGCGCGAGGTCCTCGTCCAGGTCGCCGGAGGGCACTCCAACGACGAGATCGCCGAGCGCCTCGAAGTCAGCCCGCTCACGGTGAAGACGCACGTCAACCGGGCCATGGCCAAGCTCGGCGCCCGCGACCGGGCCCAACTGGTCGTGATCGCTTACGAGTCCGGTCTGGTACGTCCACGGGTGGACTGA
- a CDS encoding efflux RND transporter permease subunit: MSWLSRFSLAQRALIGLMSIIALVFGAIAIPQLKQQLLPTIELPMVSVLAPYQGASPDVVEKQVVEPIEDNLEGVDGITGVTSTAAEGNAVIMASFDYGNDTKQLVADVQQAVNRARAQLPDSVDPQVIAGSTDDMPTVVLAVTSDKDQQALSDQLDRTVVPSLEDIDGVGRVTVAGVRDLQVTVTPDDGKMAKAGLTSAALGQALQAGGATVPAGSFDEDGSNRTVQVGGGFTSLGQIKDLMVAGGPGKKPVRLGAVATVRQEQAPADSITRTDGRPSLAVSVTMDHDGSAVAISDAVKDKLSGLRKDLGAGSTITVVSDQGPAVSKSIHGLTTEGALGLLFAVLVILLFLASVRSTLVTAVSIPLSVVLALVVLWTRDLSLNMLTLGALTIAIGRVVDDSIVVLENIKRHLGYGEEREQAILAAVREVAGAVTSSTLTTVAVFLPIGLTGGMVGELFGSFSITVTAALLASLLVSLTVVPVLSYWFLRAPKGTPADAKEARRKAEEKEERSRLQRFYVPVLRFATRRRLTSVLIAVAVLVGTFGMAPLLKTNFFDQGEQEVLTVKQELKPGTSLAATDAQAKKVEKLLGGIKGVKNYQVTIGSSGFMAAFGGGTDTNQASYQVMLDDAASYEDVQDRIEKGLGALSGVGTTTVSAGDGFGSQDLSVVVKAADGDVLREAAGKVRDEVAKLDDVTDVTSDLAQSVPRISVKANSKAAAAGFNDATLGAAVGEAVRGTTSGKAILDDSERDVVIRSAEPATTLAELRGLRLGAVKLGDIADVKLVDGPVSMTRIDGQRAATISAKPTGDNTGAVSADLTAKLDKLKLPAGATASIGGVSSDQDDAFASLGLAMLAAIAIVFMLLVATFRSLIQPLILLVSIPFASTGAIGLLVLTGTPMGVPAMIGMLMLIGIVVTNAIVLIDLINQYRKQGYGVVEAVVEGGRHRLRPILMTALATIFALLPMALGVTGEGGFIAQPLAVVVIGGLITSTLLTLLLVPTLYAMVELRKERRAKKKAAKRAAKSGADTAGRGDDEQSDENENESGNDNKDKDGDKSPEPAGV; this comes from the coding sequence ATGTCCTGGCTGTCCAGATTCAGCCTCGCGCAGCGGGCCCTCATCGGGCTGATGTCGATCATCGCGCTCGTCTTCGGGGCGATAGCGATCCCCCAGCTCAAGCAGCAGCTGCTGCCCACCATCGAACTGCCCATGGTGTCCGTGCTCGCGCCGTACCAGGGTGCCTCTCCGGATGTGGTCGAGAAGCAGGTCGTCGAACCCATCGAGGACAACCTCGAAGGCGTCGACGGCATCACGGGTGTCACCTCCACCGCCGCCGAGGGCAACGCCGTGATCATGGCGTCCTTCGACTACGGCAACGACACCAAGCAGCTCGTCGCCGACGTCCAGCAGGCCGTGAACCGGGCCCGCGCCCAACTCCCGGACAGCGTCGACCCGCAGGTCATCGCGGGTTCGACGGACGACATGCCGACCGTCGTCCTCGCCGTCACCTCCGACAAGGACCAGCAGGCCCTCTCCGACCAGCTCGACCGGACCGTCGTCCCGTCCCTGGAGGACATCGACGGCGTCGGCCGGGTCACCGTCGCCGGTGTGCGGGACCTCCAGGTCACCGTCACGCCCGACGACGGGAAGATGGCGAAGGCCGGACTCACCTCCGCCGCCCTCGGCCAGGCCCTCCAGGCGGGCGGGGCGACCGTCCCGGCCGGCTCCTTCGACGAGGACGGCAGCAACCGCACCGTCCAGGTCGGCGGCGGCTTCACCTCGCTCGGCCAGATCAAGGACCTGATGGTCGCCGGCGGCCCCGGCAAGAAGCCCGTGCGCCTCGGCGCCGTCGCCACCGTCCGGCAGGAGCAGGCCCCGGCCGACTCCATCACGCGCACCGACGGCCGTCCGAGCCTCGCCGTGAGCGTCACCATGGACCACGACGGCAGCGCGGTCGCCATCTCCGACGCCGTCAAGGACAAGCTCTCCGGTCTGCGCAAGGACCTCGGCGCCGGCTCGACGATCACCGTCGTCAGCGACCAGGGCCCCGCCGTCTCCAAGTCCATCCACGGCCTGACCACCGAGGGCGCCCTGGGCCTCCTCTTCGCGGTCCTGGTCATCCTGCTGTTCCTCGCGTCGGTCCGCTCGACGCTGGTCACCGCCGTGTCCATCCCGCTCTCCGTGGTGCTGGCCCTGGTCGTCCTGTGGACCCGCGACCTGTCGCTCAACATGCTGACGCTCGGCGCGCTCACCATCGCGATCGGCCGGGTCGTCGACGACTCGATCGTCGTCCTGGAGAACATCAAGCGGCACCTCGGCTACGGCGAGGAGCGCGAGCAGGCGATCCTCGCGGCGGTCCGCGAGGTCGCCGGGGCGGTCACGTCCTCGACCCTCACCACGGTGGCCGTCTTCCTGCCGATCGGTCTGACCGGCGGCATGGTCGGCGAACTGTTCGGCTCCTTCAGCATCACGGTCACGGCGGCGCTCCTCGCCTCCCTGCTCGTCTCGCTGACGGTCGTCCCGGTCCTCTCCTACTGGTTCCTGCGCGCCCCCAAGGGCACACCGGCGGACGCGAAGGAGGCCCGGCGCAAGGCCGAGGAGAAGGAGGAGCGCAGCCGTCTGCAGCGCTTCTACGTCCCCGTCCTGCGCTTCGCCACGCGGCGCCGGCTCACCAGTGTGCTGATCGCGGTCGCCGTCCTCGTCGGTACGTTCGGCATGGCGCCGCTGCTGAAGACGAACTTCTTCGACCAGGGCGAGCAGGAAGTCCTCACCGTCAAGCAGGAGTTGAAGCCCGGCACCAGCCTGGCCGCGACCGACGCGCAGGCGAAGAAGGTCGAGAAGCTCCTCGGCGGCATCAAGGGCGTCAAGAACTACCAGGTCACCATCGGCTCCTCCGGCTTCATGGCGGCCTTCGGCGGCGGCACGGACACGAACCAGGCGTCCTACCAGGTCATGCTGGACGACGCGGCCTCGTACGAGGACGTCCAGGACCGCATCGAGAAGGGGCTCGGCGCGCTCTCCGGCGTCGGCACCACCACGGTGTCCGCCGGTGACGGCTTCGGCAGCCAGGACCTCAGCGTCGTCGTGAAGGCGGCCGACGGGGACGTGCTGCGCGAGGCCGCGGGCAAGGTCCGTGACGAGGTGGCGAAGCTCGACGACGTCACCGACGTCACGAGCGACCTCGCGCAGAGCGTGCCGCGCATCTCGGTCAAGGCCAACTCCAAGGCGGCGGCGGCCGGTTTCAACGACGCCACGCTCGGCGCGGCCGTCGGCGAGGCGGTCCGTGGAACCACCAGCGGCAAGGCGATCCTGGACGACTCCGAGCGGGACGTCGTCATCCGGTCCGCCGAGCCGGCCACCACGCTCGCGGAGCTGCGCGGGCTGCGGCTCGGCGCGGTGAAGCTCGGTGACATCGCGGACGTGAAGCTGGTCGACGGGCCGGTCTCGATGACCCGGATCGACGGTCAGCGCGCGGCCACCATCTCGGCCAAGCCGACCGGCGACAACACGGGCGCCGTCAGCGCGGACCTCACCGCGAAGCTCGACAAGCTGAAGCTGCCCGCGGGTGCCACGGCGTCGATCGGCGGCGTCTCGTCGGACCAGGACGACGCGTTCGCGTCGCTGGGCCTCGCGATGCTGGCGGCGATCGCGATCGTCTTCATGCTGCTCGTGGCGACGTTCCGCTCGCTGATCCAGCCGCTGATCCTGCTCGTGTCGATCCCGTTCGCCTCGACCGGCGCGATCGGCCTGCTCGTCCTCACCGGCACCCCGATGGGCGTCCCGGCGATGATCGGCATGCTGATGCTCATCGGCATCGTGGTGACCAACGCGATCGTGCTGATCGACCTGATCAACCAGTACCGCAAGCAGGGGTACGGCGTGGTCGAGGCCGTCGTCGAGGGCGGCCGGCACCGGCTCCGTCCGATCCTGATGACGGCACTGGCGACGATCTTCGCCCTGTTGCCCATGGCGCTGGGTGTGACCGGCGAGGGCGGCTTCATCGCGCAGCCGCTCGCGGTGGTCGTGATCGGCGGTCTCATCACCTCGACGCTGCTCACCCTGCTGCTCGTGCCGACGCTCTACGCGATGGTCGAACTCCGCAAGGAGCGCCGCGCGAAGAAGAAGGCGGCGAAGCGGGCGGCGAAGTCCGGTGCGGACACCGCCGGCCGCGGGGACGACGAGCAGTCCGACGAGAACGAGAACGAGAGCGGGAACGACAACAAGGACAAGGACGGGGACAAGTCCCCGGAGCCGGCCGGAGTCTGA
- the nadA gene encoding quinolinate synthase NadA, whose amino-acid sequence MTTAQTQDLDVQPTPLALLLLGREADPRSERGVECPGDLPSPSDPDLVERARAAKEKLGDKVFVLGHHYQRDEVIQFADVTGDSFKLARDAAARPEAEYIVFCGVHFMAESADILTGDDQKVVLPDLAAGCSMADMATAEQVAECWDVLTDAGIAEQVVPVSYMNSSADIKAFTGKHGGTICTSSNAERALEWAFEQGSKVLFLPDQHLGRNTAVRDMGLSLDDCVLYNPHKPNGGLTQEQLRDAKMILWRGHCSVHGRFSLDSVNDVRERIPGVNVLVHPECRHEVVAAADYVGSTEYIIKALEAAPAGSKWAIGTELNLVRRLAKRFAPEGKEIVFLDKTVCFCSTMNRIDLPHLVWTLESLAEGNLVNRIEVDKETEAFAKLALERMLALP is encoded by the coding sequence GTGACCACCGCCCAGACCCAGGATCTCGACGTACAGCCGACGCCCCTCGCCCTGCTGCTGCTCGGCCGCGAGGCCGACCCGAGGAGCGAGCGCGGTGTCGAGTGCCCCGGCGACCTGCCCTCCCCGTCCGACCCGGACCTGGTCGAGCGCGCCCGCGCGGCCAAGGAGAAGCTCGGCGACAAGGTCTTCGTGCTCGGCCACCACTACCAGCGCGACGAGGTCATCCAGTTCGCGGACGTGACCGGTGACTCCTTCAAGCTGGCCCGGGACGCGGCGGCCCGCCCGGAGGCCGAGTACATCGTGTTCTGCGGCGTGCACTTCATGGCCGAGTCCGCGGACATCCTCACCGGCGACGACCAGAAGGTCGTCCTCCCCGACCTCGCCGCGGGCTGCTCGATGGCCGACATGGCCACCGCCGAGCAGGTCGCCGAGTGCTGGGACGTGCTGACCGACGCCGGCATAGCCGAGCAGGTCGTGCCCGTCTCGTACATGAACTCCTCCGCCGACATCAAGGCGTTCACGGGCAAGCACGGCGGCACGATCTGCACGTCGTCGAACGCCGAGCGGGCCCTGGAGTGGGCCTTCGAGCAGGGCTCGAAGGTGCTCTTCCTGCCCGACCAGCACCTCGGCCGCAACACCGCCGTCCGCGACATGGGCCTGTCCCTGGACGACTGTGTGCTCTACAACCCGCACAAGCCGAACGGCGGGCTGACCCAGGAGCAGCTGCGCGACGCGAAGATGATCCTGTGGCGCGGCCACTGCTCGGTGCACGGACGCTTCAGCCTGGACTCGGTGAACGACGTCCGCGAGCGCATCCCGGGCGTCAACGTCCTCGTGCACCCCGAGTGCCGTCACGAGGTCGTCGCGGCGGCCGACTACGTCGGCTCCACGGAGTACATCATCAAGGCCCTGGAGGCGGCCCCGGCCGGCTCGAAGTGGGCGATCGGCACGGAGCTGAACCTCGTGCGGCGCCTCGCGAAGCGGTTCGCACCCGAGGGCAAGGAGATCGTCTTCCTCGACAAGACGGTCTGCTTCTGCTCGACCATGAACCGCATCGACCTGCCGCACCTGGTGTGGACCCTGGAGTCCCTCGCCGAGGGCAACCTCGTCAACCGGATCGAGGTCGACAAGGAGACCGAGGCGTTCGCGAAGCTGGCGCTGGAGCGGATGCTGGCGCTGCCGTAG
- a CDS encoding HesB/IscA family protein: MSVSDETTTVSDGIILSDAAAGKVKALLDQEGREDLALRVAVQPGGCSGLRYQLFFDERSLDGDVVKDFGGVKVVTDRMSAPYLGGASIDFVDTIEKQGFTIDNPNATGSCACGDSFS; encoded by the coding sequence ATGTCCGTATCGGACGAGACCACCACCGTGAGCGACGGCATCATCCTGTCCGACGCCGCCGCGGGCAAGGTCAAGGCCCTGCTCGACCAGGAAGGCCGCGAGGACCTGGCGCTGCGCGTCGCCGTTCAGCCCGGCGGCTGCTCGGGTCTGCGGTATCAGCTGTTCTTCGACGAGCGCTCCCTCGACGGCGACGTCGTGAAGGACTTCGGCGGCGTCAAGGTCGTCACCGACCGCATGAGCGCCCCGTACCTCGGCGGCGCCTCGATCGACTTCGTGGACACCATCGAGAAGCAGGGCTTCACGATCGACAACCCGAACGCGACCGGCTCCTGCGCCTGCGGCGACTCCTTCAGCTAG
- a CDS encoding carbohydrate kinase family protein, whose translation MRIAVTGSIATDHLMTFPGRFADQLVADQLHTVSLSFLVDNLDVRRGGVGANIAFGMGQLGTRPILVGAAGSDFAEYRAWLDRHGVDTDSVRISEVLHTARFVCTTDADHNQIGSFYTGAMSEARLIELKSVADRVGGLDLVLIGADDPEGMLRHTEECRSRAIPFAADFSQQIARMNGDEIRILLDGATYLFSNEYEKGLIESKTGWTEEEILSKVGHRVTTLGARGVRIERVGEDPIEVGCPEEELKADPTGVGDAFRAGFLSGLAWGVSHERAAQVGCMLATLVIETVGTQEYQLRRGHFMDRFTKAYGHEAAAEVQTHLS comes from the coding sequence GTGCGTATCGCAGTCACCGGCTCCATCGCCACCGACCACCTCATGACCTTTCCCGGCCGATTCGCCGACCAGTTGGTCGCGGACCAGCTGCACACGGTCTCCCTGTCCTTCCTGGTCGACAACCTCGACGTCCGCCGGGGCGGGGTCGGCGCGAACATCGCGTTCGGCATGGGCCAGCTCGGCACCCGGCCGATCCTCGTCGGTGCGGCCGGCTCCGACTTCGCGGAGTACCGCGCCTGGCTGGACCGGCACGGCGTCGACACCGACTCCGTCCGCATCTCCGAGGTGCTGCACACCGCGCGCTTCGTGTGCACGACGGACGCCGACCACAACCAGATCGGCTCCTTCTACACGGGGGCGATGAGCGAGGCCCGTCTCATCGAGCTGAAGTCCGTCGCGGACCGGGTCGGCGGCCTCGACCTCGTCCTGATCGGCGCGGACGACCCCGAGGGGATGCTCCGCCACACCGAGGAGTGCCGCTCCCGCGCGATCCCCTTCGCCGCCGACTTCTCGCAGCAGATCGCGCGCATGAACGGCGACGAGATCCGGATACTGCTGGACGGCGCGACGTACCTCTTCTCCAACGAGTACGAGAAGGGCCTCATCGAGTCCAAGACGGGCTGGACCGAGGAGGAGATCCTCTCCAAGGTCGGCCACCGGGTCACCACCCTCGGCGCGCGCGGTGTCCGCATCGAGCGCGTCGGCGAGGACCCGATCGAGGTCGGCTGCCCGGAGGAGGAGCTCAAGGCGGACCCGACCGGCGTCGGCGACGCGTTCCGCGCCGGTTTCCTCTCCGGTCTCGCCTGGGGCGTCTCCCACGAGCGCGCCGCCCAGGTCGGCTGCATGCTCGCCACCCTCGTCATCGAGACGGTCGGCACGCAGGAGTACCAGCTGCGCCGCGGCCACTTCATGGACCGCTTCACCAAGGCGTACGGCCACGAGGCCGCCGCCGAGGTCCAGACGCACCTCTCCTAG
- a CDS encoding cysteine desulfurase/sulfurtransferase TusA family protein, giving the protein MSYFDAASAAPLHPVARQALQASLDEGWADPARLYREGRRARLLLDAAREAAADAVGCRPDELTFTTSGTRAVHSGIAGALAGRRRVGGHLIVSAVEHSSVLHSAESHEVSGGTATRIPVDRTGRVSPSAYAEALRADTALACLQSANHEVGTEQPVAEVAQVCRGAGVPLLVDAAQSLGWGRVEGDWSLLTASAHKWGGPSGVGLLVVRKGARFAPQGPADERESGRAPGFENIPAVVAAAASLRAVRAEAEREAARLRELTERIRVRVPGLVPDVEVVGDPVRRLPGIVTFSCLYVDGETLLHELDRVGFSVSSGSSCTSSTLTPSHVLKAMGVLSEGNVRVSLPPGTPEDEVERFLAALPDTVAAVREKLGAPSSAVVKEEEAAAPVDSLVVDALGRRCPIPVIELAKVIGDVPVGGTVRVLADDEAARLDIPAWCEMRGQEYVGEEPADHGSAYVVRRLS; this is encoded by the coding sequence GTGTCCTACTTCGACGCCGCGTCCGCGGCTCCGCTGCACCCCGTCGCCCGACAGGCCCTGCAGGCCTCGCTCGACGAGGGGTGGGCCGACCCCGCCCGCCTGTACCGGGAGGGACGGCGGGCCCGGCTGCTGCTCGACGCCGCGCGCGAGGCGGCGGCCGACGCGGTGGGCTGCCGCCCCGACGAGCTGACCTTCACCACCTCCGGAACCCGCGCGGTGCACTCCGGGATCGCGGGCGCCCTGGCGGGCCGGCGGCGCGTCGGAGGCCACCTGATCGTGTCAGCCGTCGAACACTCGTCGGTGCTCCATTCGGCGGAGTCGCACGAGGTGTCGGGCGGCACGGCGACACGGATCCCGGTCGACCGGACGGGCCGGGTGTCGCCTTCCGCGTACGCGGAGGCCCTGCGCGCCGACACCGCGCTGGCCTGTCTGCAGTCGGCCAACCACGAGGTGGGGACCGAACAGCCGGTGGCCGAGGTGGCACAGGTGTGCCGGGGGGCGGGTGTGCCGCTCCTGGTGGACGCGGCGCAGTCGCTGGGCTGGGGCCGGGTGGAGGGCGACTGGTCCCTGCTGACGGCAAGTGCCCACAAGTGGGGCGGGCCTTCGGGCGTCGGACTGCTCGTGGTGCGCAAGGGAGCCCGGTTCGCCCCCCAAGGGCCCGCGGACGAGCGGGAGTCGGGACGGGCGCCCGGTTTCGAGAACATCCCGGCCGTCGTGGCGGCGGCGGCCTCGCTGCGCGCGGTCCGCGCGGAGGCCGAGCGGGAGGCGGCGCGGCTGCGGGAGCTGACGGAGCGGATCCGGGTACGGGTGCCCGGTCTGGTCCCGGACGTCGAGGTGGTCGGCGACCCGGTCCGGCGACTGCCGGGGATCGTGACCTTCTCCTGTCTCTATGTCGACGGGGAGACACTGCTGCACGAGCTGGACCGGGTGGGCTTCTCCGTCTCCTCGGGCTCGTCGTGCACGAGCAGTACCCTCACCCCCAGCCACGTCCTGAAGGCCATGGGCGTCCTGAGCGAGGGGAACGTCCGGGTGTCGCTGCCGCCGGGCACCCCGGAGGACGAGGTCGAGCGGTTCCTCGCGGCGCTGCCGGACACCGTCGCGGCGGTGCGCGAGAAGCTCGGCGCGCCGAGCTCGGCGGTGGTGAAGGAGGAGGAGGCCGCCGCCCCGGTCGACTCCCTGGTGGTCGACGCGCTGGGCAGGCGCTGCCCGATCCCCGTCATCGAGCTGGCCAAGGTCATCGGGGACGTGCCGGTCGGCGGCACGGTGCGGGTCCTCGCCGACGACGAGGCGGCCCGGCTCGACATCCCGGCGTGGTGCGAGATGCGGGGGCAGGAGTACGTCGGTGAGGAGCCGGCGGACCACGGCTCGGCCTATGTGGTCCGCCGGCTGTCCTAG
- the ctaC gene encoding aa3-type cytochrome oxidase subunit II, with protein sequence MSPNGSDLPHALGGAGGTPTPRRPMRRKLLQAMTAGLVLATATGCSYNWEDFPRLGMPTPVTDEAPRILSLWQGSWAAALATGVLVWGLILWSVVFHRRSRTKVEVPQQTRYNMPIEALYTVVPLIIVSVLFYFTARDETKLLSLDKKPDVTVNVVGFQWSWGFNYVADVPGSTGNAKTDPNLAAIPDRFKKQFPANAGGVYDVGTPGTKNPQTGNPGPTLWLPKGKTVRFVLTSRDVIHSFWVVPFLMKQDVIPGHTNSFQVTPNHEGTFLGKCAELCGVDHSRMLFNVKVVSPERYEAHLKELAAKGQTGYVPAGIEQTGHEKNRETNNL encoded by the coding sequence GTGAGTCCCAACGGCTCCGACCTCCCCCACGCCCTGGGGGGCGCGGGCGGTACCCCCACGCCGCGGCGCCCGATGCGGCGGAAGCTGCTGCAGGCAATGACTGCGGGCCTGGTCCTGGCGACAGCCACTGGTTGCTCGTACAACTGGGAAGACTTCCCCCGCCTTGGTATGCCCACCCCGGTGACGGATGAGGCTCCGCGGATCCTCTCCCTCTGGCAGGGCTCGTGGGCGGCCGCGCTCGCCACGGGCGTGCTGGTCTGGGGCCTGATCCTGTGGAGCGTCGTCTTCCATCGGCGCAGCCGGACCAAGGTCGAAGTTCCTCAGCAGACCCGGTACAACATGCCCATCGAGGCGTTGTACACCGTGGTCCCGCTCATCATCGTCTCGGTGCTGTTCTACTTCACCGCCCGCGACGAGACGAAGCTCCTCAGCCTCGACAAGAAGCCCGACGTCACGGTCAACGTGGTGGGCTTCCAGTGGAGCTGGGGCTTCAACTACGTCGCGGACGTCCCCGGCTCCACCGGGAACGCCAAGACAGACCCGAACCTGGCGGCCATTCCGGACCGGTTCAAGAAGCAGTTCCCGGCGAACGCCGGCGGTGTCTACGACGTCGGCACGCCCGGCACGAAGAACCCGCAGACGGGCAACCCGGGTCCGACCCTCTGGCTCCCCAAGGGCAAGACGGTCCGCTTCGTCCTCACTTCGCGTGACGTCATCCACTCCTTCTGGGTGGTGCCGTTCCTCATGAAGCAGGACGTCATCCCGGGGCACACCAACTCCTTCCAGGTGACGCCCAACCATGAGGGCACCTTCCTGGGCAAGTGTGCCGAGCTGTGCGGCGTCGACCACTCCCGGATGCTCTTCAACGTGAAGGTCGTCTCCCCCGAGCGCTACGAGGCCCACCTCAAGGAGCTCGCGGCGAAGGGACAGACCGGTTACGTCCCGGCCGGCATTGAGCAGACGGGCCACGAGAAGAACCGGGAGACGAACAACCTGTGA